The Fontisubflavum oceani genomic interval CACAGAAACCGTGATCTGCCGCACCAATTACAACGAGATGTATTACTCCGCCGCGCAGCAATTGGCGCATCACGCCTCCTCCGGCTGCGCCATGACCACCGGCGATCTCTTGGGCTCCGGCACGATTTCGGGGCCGGAGCGGGACAATCGTGGCTCGCTGCTGGAGATCAGTTGGGGCGGCAAAGATCCGATCCAATTGCCCGGCGACATCACGCGCAGCTTCCTGGAAGACGGCGACACCGTCACGCTCTATGGCGCGGCCCTGGGGGACGGTTACAAGATCGGCTTTGGCAGTTGCACCGGCACCATCCTGCCCGCACGGTCGCTTTAGACCTCCACGGATGCGGTCGGCACAGACATATCCCGGCTCAAAGCCCGCTTTGCCAGTCGCGCACCGCCTCGATCGGGGCCAAGAGCATCAGCACGTTCAACGCCAAACCATCGCGGATCAGAAAGATCGTCAGCGCCTCAAAGCCGATGATGATCGCCACGCTGGCCCAAATCGGCAGCTTCCGGGCCAGCCAGAAGCCAATAAGCATCGCGGCCAGATCGGCCATCGAATTGACGACGCTGTCGCCGTAGTAGTCCAGCGAGATCGTCACGGCGCGGTAATGCTCGATCACCGCATCCGTATTCTCGGATATCTCCCAAGCCACCTCGATCAGCGTCGCGATCACCAACCGCCAACCGACCGACAGCTTGCGCGCCACGACCCACAGCGCCCCGTAAAACAAGATGCCGTGGATCAAATGGCTGGGCGAATACCAGTCAAAAAGATGCTGCGAGCTTTCCGAGCTGAAGGTCTGCCCGTGCCAGATTTTGATGTAGCCGCATGCGCAATACGGCACGCGACCCATTTGCAGCAAGATGATGGCACAAGCCGCGATCACCGCTGCGGTGACCCAATAGGGCACCATATTTCGACGCAATATCATCCCCCTACCCGATCACACGCCGGATCAGGCGTCTAGCAAGGAAATCCTTACCATGGCCAAAGCTTTTGCCTCCCAAGGCGACATGACGGAAAAGACCATCTCCTTCACCGAAATTGGTGACGGGCTTTGGGCCTTTACCGCCGAGGGGGACCCGAACTCTGGCGTCATCATCGGCGACGACAGCGTCATGATCGTCGAGGCGCAAGCGACCCCGCGCCTGGCGGCAAAAGTGATCGAAAAGGTGCGGGAGGTGACGGACAAACCGATCTCGCATCTGGTGCTGACCCATTATCACGCGGTTCGCGTCCTTGGCGCCTCAGCCTATGACGCCGATCAGATCATTATGGGCGAAGCGGCCCGCGCAATGGTTGTCGAACGCGGTCAAGAGGATTGGGATAGCGAGTTCCAACGCTTCCCGCGTCTTTTCGAAGGGCATGAAAGCATCCCTGGCCTCACCTATCCGACGACAACCTTTAGCGAGGATATGAGTGTTTATCTCGGCAACCGCCGGGTCGATCTGATGCATCTGGGCCGGGCGCATACAGCGGGGGATATTGTGATCCATGTGCCGGACCAAAACGTGATGTTCACCGGGGATATCGTGGAAGACCACTCCGCCTGCTATTGCGGTGACGGGCATTTCCGGGAATGGGGTCCGACGCTCGATAATATCGCCAGCTTCGATGTGGACGCGATTGCGCCGGGCCGGGGCGATGCGCTGGTTGGTAAAGACGCCGTCGAGCGCGCCATCGAAAGCACCCGCGATTTCGTGGCCAGCACCTATGCGCCCGCCGCGAAGGTTGCCGCCCGCGGCGGCAGTCTGAAAGAAGCTTGGGATGCGGTCCGCGCCGCCTGTGACCCGAAATTCGCCGATTACGCGATTTATGAGCATTGCCTGCCGTTCAACGTCGCTCGCGCCTATGACGAGGCGCGCGGCATCGACACGCCACGCATCTGGACGGCACAGCGCGACATAGAAATGTGGGAGGCGTTACAAGGATGAGTATGGAGCCGTTCATTCGCCAAGCTCAGAACAACGCCTGGGCCAATGCGACGCTCTATGCGGCGGTGACGGCGATGCCTGCGGACGCCTACACCGCCGCGTACCCGAGCTTCTTCGGCTCGATCCCGAGGACGTTGAACCACATCTATGAGGTCGATCTCTTCTATATCGACGCGCTGACGAATGGCGGGATAGGCCGCGCGGTTTTCGATCGCGACGATATCATGGACCCTGCGGAGCTTGCCGCGGCTCAGGCCAAATCAGACGCGCTGCTCATCCACCATTGCGAAGGCCTCGACGAGGCGCGCCTGCATGACGACGTAACCGTCGAGCGCATGAACGGCCCAACATTCGAGCGCCGCGACCATCTGCTCCTGCATCTCTTCCAGCACCAGGTTCACCATCGCGGCCAGGTCCATAGCCTGCTCAGCCAGGCCGGGATCGATCCGCCGCAGCTGGATGATTTCTTTCTGGAGTTCGGCCGGGTCGAGACCGCGACACCCTATTGGGAGGGTCAATGATGAATATGGAACCCCGCTATCGCCTCGCCTTCGAGCTTTATCCTTACGAGAAACACGCGGACCAGGATGCAAGCGTGCCCGTTCGCCATCCGATTGTCATCGTCGGCGCGGGTCCAATCGGGGTCGCCACGGCGCTTGATCTCGGCCAACGCGGGCAGCCCGTGCTGGTGCTCGACGATCATGAGGGCATCGGCGAGGGGTCCCGCGCCATCTGTTTTTCGCAGCGTTGTCTAGAGATTGCCGACCGGCTCGGCTGTGGCGAGGCGATGGTGGAGAAAGGCGTCGTCTGGAACCTCGGCAAAGTGTTCCACGGCGCGGACCGGGTTTTCGAATTCAATCTCCAGCCGGAAGACGGCCACAAAAACCCGGCCTTCATCAACCTGCAACAACCCTATTTCGAACGTTTCCTGGTCGATCATGTCCGCGCCGAGCAAGCCAAAGGCACGCCGATTGAGATCAGAGGCCGGAACCGGGTGACGGCGCTGGAGGAGAAGGACGACCACATCCTGCTCTCCATCGAAACGCCTGACGGTCCCTACCAAATCGAGACCGATTGGCTGATCGCTTGCGACGGTGCGCGGTCACCGCTCCGCGATATGATGGGGTTGGGGTTTGAGGGGCGGGTGTTTGAGGACAATTTCCTCATCGCCGATGTGAAAATGACCGCCGATTTTCCGACCGAACGCTGGTTCTGGTTTGAGCCGCCGTTCAAAGACTCCGGCCAATCCGCCCTGCTCCACAAACAGCCCGATGATGTCTGGCGGATCGACTTCCAACTGGGCTGGGATATCGATCGCGAGAAAGAGTTGGATGAGGCCAATATCCGCGCCCGGGTCGATGCGATGTTGGGGCCGGATGCAGAGTATGAGTTGGAATGGACCTCAATCTACACCTTCCAATGCCGCCGGATGGAGGCGTTTCGTCATGGCCGGGTGATGTTCGCCGGCGACGCCGCGCATCAGGTCTCGCCCTTCGGGGCGCGTGGGGCCAATTCTGGCATGCAGGACGCCGAAAACCTCGCTTGGAAGCTCGATCTGGTGATCCGTGGCCTCGCGCCCGACAGTCTGCTGGAGACTTATTCCGAAGAACGGGTCTATGGCGCGGATGAAAACATCCTGAACTCCACCCGCGCGACCGATTTTATCACGCCCAAGACCGAGATCAGCACGCTGTTCCGCAATGCAGTCCTGCATCTCGCCCATGACCATCCCTTCGCACGCCCGTTGGTCAATTCCGGGCGGCTTTCGGTGCCCTGCACCTATGATGGCCTCTCGCTCACCGGCGACGACACACTGCCGGGTGGCCCCGGGCGCACCCGCCCCGGCGCGCCTTGCGTGGACGCGCCGTTGGGCAATCAATTCCTGCTCAACACGCTTGGGCAAGGGTTCACCCTTCTCACGATAGACGCTGAGGCCCCGGATGACCTTACCGAGGTGCAGATCTCGATCACCCGCCTCGCCCTCTGCGCAGAAGACGACGCAACTGGCGCCCTCGCAGAACGTTATCTGGGCGACACGCAAAGCGCGGTCTATCTGATCCGCCCCGATCATCACGTCGTGGCGCGTTGGGCCGCGTTCGATGAGGGTGCAACCCGCACCGCCCTTCGCCGCGCGATTGGACAGGAGTGAGCCTATGAGCTTGAACACCGCCGCCAACATCCCGGATCAAGACGGGTTCTATCAGGAGCTTTTGAGCGCCCATGACGGGCTCAGCAAAGCGGAAAGCGATGCGCTGAACGCCCGGCTGATCTTGATCCTCTGCAACCATATCGGGGATCGCGCCGTGATCTCGGCCGCACTTGACGCCGCCAAATGAGCGAGACCATCCTCTACGATTATCCCAATTCTTCGGCCAGCTACCGGGTGCGGATCGCGCTAAACCTCGCGGGCACCCCCTACCGCGCGGTTCAGGTCAATCTTCTAGAAAAAGATCATAAGGCGACTGACCATCTGGCGCGAAACCCGCAAGGCCTGGTTCCCGTGCTTGAGATCGATGGGCAGAGCTTCACCCAGTCCCTCGCCATCATCGACTATCTCGACACAACGCGCAAGCTGGGGTTTCTGCCGAACGATCCAGTGCTACGGGCCAAGGTCCGAGCCCTCGCCTATGTCATCGCGGTCGATTTGCACCCGGTCTGCAACCTCTCCGTCGTGACCCATGCCACGGGCGGCGAAGAGCCTGCGCGCACCAACTGGATGCAGCATTTCATCCGACCAGGGCTGCGCGCTTTCGAAACTCTCCTGGCGGAGTTTGAACAAACGCCGTTCGCGATCGGCGATCATCCGAGCTTGCCCGATCTTTGCCTGATCCCGCAGCTTTACAACGCCAATCGGTGGGGCGCGGATTACAGCGATTGCACGCGCATCAAAAGCATTGAGGCCGCTTGCGCGACACACCCCGCGTTTGCCGCCGCGACGCCCGAAGCGGTCACCGCCAGCTAACACTCAACCGTCGCTTGCCGCCGATCGCACCAATAGGCCCGGAGGAGGTTGTGCGGATCAACGCAACCTGGATGCATGTCCTCGGAAACGTTGGCGCGCAGTTTCGCAATGACATTGCCTTGGAGGACTGGCGCAAAGCAGGTGCGAAGGCGAGATGTTCTAAACCAGGATTCCTGGGATGCCGAGGTGTTTGGCCTCGGTACTGAGGCCTTCAATCCCTGCGGCAAAACCAACACGGCAGCGACCGACAAGAGCCATCAACACAATCTCGAAGGCACCGCTCAACTAAGCGCAATGAGCCAGGCGCAGAAACATCTGGATATCGCCCAAATGCGCGTTGGCAACGGGCCTGCGCTGGTCCGAACATCGCGCCGG includes:
- the maiA gene encoding maleylacetoacetate isomerase → MSETILYDYPNSSASYRVRIALNLAGTPYRAVQVNLLEKDHKATDHLARNPQGLVPVLEIDGQSFTQSLAIIDYLDTTRKLGFLPNDPVLRAKVRALAYVIAVDLHPVCNLSVVTHATGGEEPARTNWMQHFIRPGLRAFETLLAEFEQTPFAIGDHPSLPDLCLIPQLYNANRWGADYSDCTRIKSIEAACATHPAFAAATPEAVTAS
- a CDS encoding DUF2585 domain-containing protein, producing the protein MILRRNMVPYWVTAAVIAACAIILLQMGRVPYCACGYIKIWHGQTFSSESSQHLFDWYSPSHLIHGILFYGALWVVARKLSVGWRLVIATLIEVAWEISENTDAVIEHYRAVTISLDYYGDSVVNSMADLAAMLIGFWLARKLPIWASVAIIIGFEALTIFLIRDGLALNVLMLLAPIEAVRDWQSGL
- a CDS encoding trimethylamine methyltransferase family protein; translation: MPPIAPIGPEEVVRINATWMHVLGNVGAQFRNDIALEDWRKAGAKARCSKPGFLGCRGVWPRY
- a CDS encoding DUF2783 domain-containing protein yields the protein MSLNTAANIPDQDGFYQELLSAHDGLSKAESDALNARLILILCNHIGDRAVISAALDAAK
- a CDS encoding FAD-dependent oxidoreductase, whose product is MNMEPRYRLAFELYPYEKHADQDASVPVRHPIVIVGAGPIGVATALDLGQRGQPVLVLDDHEGIGEGSRAICFSQRCLEIADRLGCGEAMVEKGVVWNLGKVFHGADRVFEFNLQPEDGHKNPAFINLQQPYFERFLVDHVRAEQAKGTPIEIRGRNRVTALEEKDDHILLSIETPDGPYQIETDWLIACDGARSPLRDMMGLGFEGRVFEDNFLIADVKMTADFPTERWFWFEPPFKDSGQSALLHKQPDDVWRIDFQLGWDIDREKELDEANIRARVDAMLGPDAEYELEWTSIYTFQCRRMEAFRHGRVMFAGDAAHQVSPFGARGANSGMQDAENLAWKLDLVIRGLAPDSLLETYSEERVYGADENILNSTRATDFITPKTEISTLFRNAVLHLAHDHPFARPLVNSGRLSVPCTYDGLSLTGDDTLPGGPGRTRPGAPCVDAPLGNQFLLNTLGQGFTLLTIDAEAPDDLTEVQISITRLALCAEDDATGALAERYLGDTQSAVYLIRPDHHVVARWAAFDEGATRTALRRAIGQE
- a CDS encoding MBL fold metallo-hydrolase, with product MAKAFASQGDMTEKTISFTEIGDGLWAFTAEGDPNSGVIIGDDSVMIVEAQATPRLAAKVIEKVREVTDKPISHLVLTHYHAVRVLGASAYDADQIIMGEAARAMVVERGQEDWDSEFQRFPRLFEGHESIPGLTYPTTTFSEDMSVYLGNRRVDLMHLGRAHTAGDIVIHVPDQNVMFTGDIVEDHSACYCGDGHFREWGPTLDNIASFDVDAIAPGRGDALVGKDAVERAIESTRDFVASTYAPAAKVAARGGSLKEAWDAVRAACDPKFADYAIYEHCLPFNVARAYDEARGIDTPRIWTAQRDIEMWEALQG
- a CDS encoding DinB family protein — translated: MSMEPFIRQAQNNAWANATLYAAVTAMPADAYTAAYPSFFGSIPRTLNHIYEVDLFYIDALTNGGIGRAVFDRDDIMDPAELAAAQAKSDALLIHHCEGLDEARLHDDVTVERMNGPTFERRDHLLLHLFQHQVHHRGQVHSLLSQAGIDPPQLDDFFLEFGRVETATPYWEGQ